Proteins encoded together in one Phycisphaerae bacterium window:
- a CDS encoding ribulokinase, translating to MAYTIGLDYGTNSVRCLIVDVTNGNELGTAVHEYETGEAGIILDQSDHNLARQNPADYVKGMEVTIKKAILQAKKTVKKFDAGQIIGIGIDTTGSTPLPVDNNGTPLAMLNEFKKNPNAHAWLWKDHTGHAEAAEITELAEKEHPEYLAKCGGTYSSEWFFSKILHCLRADPKVFDAAYTWVEHADFMTALLTGTTNPQKIKRCRCAAGHKAMFNDNWGGYPAKDFLAKLDPKLGKLRDTLGDKTYAIDQKAGNLTKDWANKLGLKAGIPVAMGAFDAHLGGVGSGISTGKLVKIIGTSTCDMVVWPADKDLADIPGICGIVDSSILPGFWGLEAGQSAVGDIFNWFVNYIQPGGPTASSHKALTKEAAKLKPGQSGLLALDWNNGNRTILVDQRLTGLLLGQTLHTTPVEIYRALIEATAYGALTIINRFEEYGIKINEVINCGGIAEKNPLLMQIYADVIGREMKIARSAQTCALGSAIAGAVAAGKKSGGFDNFADAQAAMCGMKDTAYRPNPENHKVYKQLYLLYKQLHDGFGLESYSGKMANVMKYLLDIKDKVNC from the coding sequence ATGGCCTATACGATTGGTTTAGATTACGGAACTAACTCAGTAAGATGCCTGATAGTTGACGTTACTAACGGCAACGAGCTGGGTACCGCCGTGCACGAATACGAAACAGGCGAAGCCGGTATTATTCTTGACCAATCCGACCACAACCTGGCGAGGCAAAACCCCGCGGATTATGTAAAAGGTATGGAAGTTACGATTAAAAAGGCCATACTTCAAGCGAAGAAAACCGTTAAGAAATTCGATGCAGGTCAAATCATAGGTATCGGCATCGATACGACCGGCTCAACCCCCCTGCCGGTTGATAATAACGGAACACCACTGGCGATGCTGAACGAATTCAAAAAGAATCCCAACGCCCACGCCTGGCTGTGGAAAGACCATACCGGCCACGCCGAGGCTGCTGAAATTACAGAACTGGCTGAGAAGGAGCACCCCGAATATCTGGCCAAGTGCGGCGGAACGTATTCGTCGGAATGGTTCTTCAGTAAGATTCTGCATTGCCTTCGTGCTGACCCTAAAGTTTTCGACGCCGCCTATACCTGGGTTGAGCACGCCGATTTCATGACGGCGCTGCTGACAGGAACCACAAACCCGCAGAAAATCAAACGCTGCAGATGCGCCGCCGGTCACAAGGCTATGTTCAACGACAACTGGGGCGGATACCCGGCCAAAGATTTCCTCGCAAAGCTCGACCCGAAACTCGGAAAGCTCCGTGATACTTTAGGCGACAAAACATACGCCATTGACCAAAAGGCAGGTAACCTCACGAAAGATTGGGCGAATAAGCTCGGTCTGAAAGCAGGAATACCGGTGGCGATGGGCGCGTTCGACGCTCATCTGGGCGGTGTAGGCTCGGGAATAAGCACCGGCAAATTAGTGAAAATCATCGGCACCAGCACCTGTGATATGGTGGTCTGGCCCGCTGATAAAGATTTAGCCGACATTCCGGGTATATGCGGAATAGTCGACAGTTCAATCCTGCCCGGCTTCTGGGGACTCGAAGCCGGCCAATCAGCCGTCGGTGACATCTTCAACTGGTTCGTAAATTATATTCAGCCGGGAGGTCCCACAGCAAGCTCGCATAAAGCCCTCACCAAAGAGGCCGCAAAACTAAAACCGGGCCAATCTGGCCTGCTGGCCCTCGATTGGAACAATGGAAACAGAACGATACTTGTTGACCAGCGGCTGACAGGCCTGCTGCTGGGCCAGACACTCCATACGACTCCTGTGGAGATTTACCGGGCGCTGATTGAGGCAACTGCTTACGGCGCTCTGACCATCATTAACAGATTTGAAGAATACGGCATCAAAATTAATGAGGTCATCAACTGCGGCGGAATAGCTGAGAAGAACCCTTTGCTGATGCAAATTTATGCTGACGTGATAGGCAGAGAAATGAAAATAGCCCGCTCTGCTCAGACCTGCGCCCTCGGTTCAGCCATAGCCGGTGCGGTAGCGGCTGGGAAAAAATCCGGCGGCTTCGACAATTTCGCCGATGCTCAGGCCGCTATGTGCGGAATGAAAGATACCGCCTACAGGCCTAATCCCGAAAACCACAAGGTTTACAAACAGCTCTATTTATTGTACAAACAACTGCACGATGGCTTCGGATTGGAGAGTTATTCAGGCAAAATGGCAAATGTAATGAAATATCTCTTGGATATAAAAGACAAAGTGAATTGTTAA
- a CDS encoding L-fucose/L-arabinose isomerase family protein: MKKTTFGVIVGNRGFFPDYLAKSGRKEILDVLKKNDFNTVSLSMQDAKYGAIETFADAKKCAALFAKNSENIDGIIVTLPNFGDERGVAETIKRSGLKVPILIQAEPDISGKMTIADRRDSFCGKISVCNNLRQAGIPYTLTKSHTVKAASVEFKRDIDDFASVCRIVKGLQNVRFGAIGARPAAFNTVRYSEKLLALSDITVETLDLSEVLGKIELLSDNDRAVKAKLSAIGKYIPAKSIPADALLKMAKFGVVLDRWIKDNEINGTAVQCWTSLEEFFGIVPCTLMSMMSESLTPSACEVDITGLLGMYILQLAGGTPSAILDWNNNYADDPDKCVLFHCSNIPLSFFKNAKMDYQEIIAGTVGKENTYGTVVGRIAPNEATFCRTTTDDTSGVISAYTGEGQFTNDKLDTFGGFGVMRIPNLQNLLRYICRMGFEHHVAVNICQKADAIAEALGSYMGWEVYRHR; this comes from the coding sequence ATGAAGAAAACCACCTTCGGTGTTATCGTCGGCAACAGAGGGTTTTTCCCAGACTACCTGGCGAAATCGGGACGCAAAGAGATACTCGACGTCCTTAAGAAAAACGATTTCAACACGGTGTCTCTGTCAATGCAGGATGCAAAATACGGTGCCATTGAAACTTTTGCCGATGCAAAAAAATGCGCCGCCCTTTTTGCGAAGAACTCCGAAAATATCGACGGCATAATTGTAACGCTCCCTAATTTCGGTGACGAGAGAGGTGTTGCAGAAACAATCAAACGCTCAGGGCTTAAGGTGCCAATTTTAATTCAGGCTGAGCCGGATATTTCGGGTAAAATGACCATAGCCGACAGGCGGGATTCTTTCTGCGGTAAAATCAGCGTTTGCAATAATCTCAGGCAGGCTGGTATCCCTTATACTTTGACAAAATCACATACTGTTAAAGCTGCATCGGTTGAATTCAAGAGAGACATCGATGATTTTGCTTCCGTCTGCCGAATCGTCAAAGGTCTTCAAAACGTGCGTTTTGGCGCCATCGGCGCCAGGCCGGCGGCTTTTAACACCGTCCGCTACAGCGAAAAACTCCTGGCTCTTTCAGACATTACAGTAGAAACACTGGATTTATCTGAAGTCCTTGGAAAGATTGAATTGCTCTCCGACAATGATAGAGCTGTTAAAGCCAAGCTAAGTGCTATCGGGAAATATATTCCAGCAAAATCAATTCCTGCCGATGCCCTTTTGAAGATGGCCAAATTCGGCGTAGTGTTAGACCGATGGATCAAGGACAACGAAATTAACGGCACTGCTGTTCAGTGCTGGACCAGTCTCGAGGAATTCTTCGGAATAGTACCCTGTACGCTTATGAGCATGATGAGTGAATCTCTGACACCGAGCGCCTGCGAAGTTGATATTACAGGCTTGCTGGGGATGTATATTCTCCAGCTGGCAGGCGGCACACCAAGTGCGATTCTGGACTGGAACAATAACTACGCCGACGACCCCGACAAGTGCGTCTTGTTCCATTGCAGCAATATCCCCCTGTCATTTTTCAAAAATGCCAAGATGGATTATCAGGAGATAATCGCAGGTACGGTAGGCAAGGAAAATACTTACGGTACGGTCGTCGGCAGAATAGCTCCTAATGAGGCGACCTTCTGCAGAACCACTACCGATGACACAAGCGGCGTTATTAGTGCATATACGGGCGAAGGCCAGTTCACGAATGACAAACTCGACACCTTCGGCGGCTTCGGCGTAATGAGAATCCCCAACCTCCAGAATCTTTTACGGTACATCTGCAGGATGGGCTTTGAGCATCACGTTGCCGTAAATATATGCCAAAAAGCTGACGCAATTGCCGAAGCCCTCGGCAGCTATATGGGCTGGGAAGTTTATCGTCACAGGTAA
- a CDS encoding zf-TFIIB domain-containing protein: protein MDCPVCKNAMIVLELAEVEVDYCTDCGGIWLDAGELELLLGNSQQTKQLLDSLKIDSSCTEKRRKCPICLKKMQKIVVGPSTPPMLIDKCAIGDGLWFDHGELQNTLDRAKLDKDNKIQKLLADIFPE, encoded by the coding sequence ATGGATTGTCCGGTTTGTAAAAACGCGATGATTGTCCTCGAGCTTGCCGAGGTCGAAGTTGACTATTGCACCGACTGCGGCGGCATCTGGCTCGACGCCGGCGAACTGGAACTTCTGCTTGGCAATTCACAGCAGACCAAACAATTGCTCGATTCCCTCAAAATTGATTCCAGCTGCACTGAAAAACGGAGAAAATGCCCTATATGTCTGAAAAAAATGCAAAAAATCGTCGTTGGCCCGTCCACGCCGCCTATGCTAATAGACAAATGCGCCATAGGTGATGGCCTGTGGTTTGACCATGGAGAACTGCAAAATACCTTAGATAGAGCAAAATTGGATAAAGACAATAAAATTCAAAAGTTGTTAGCTGATATTTTCCCCGAGTAA
- a CDS encoding LemA family protein gives MTPLIVIAAALVLLIVFVIGIYNSLVGLRNQVDNSWSQIDVQLKRRHDLIPNLVETAKGYMQHERGTFEAITEARSKAMGAKSVSEASKAEGALGEALSKFMLVVENYPDLKANQNFLAVQEELTGTENRISFARQSYNDQVLFFNNKTQMFPSNMVANMFSFSKRDFFELESSTEREVPKVSFS, from the coding sequence ATGACACCACTAATCGTTATAGCCGCTGCCCTTGTTTTGCTCATTGTTTTCGTAATAGGCATTTACAACTCACTTGTAGGACTTCGCAACCAGGTCGACAACTCCTGGTCGCAGATTGACGTCCAGCTCAAGCGCAGGCACGACCTGATTCCCAATCTTGTCGAAACCGCAAAGGGCTACATGCAGCACGAACGCGGCACCTTCGAAGCCATAACCGAAGCCAGAAGTAAGGCTATGGGCGCAAAATCCGTCTCCGAGGCCTCCAAGGCCGAAGGCGCTCTCGGCGAGGCACTCAGCAAATTTATGCTCGTCGTCGAGAATTATCCCGACCTCAAGGCCAATCAAAACTTCCTCGCTGTCCAGGAAGAGTTGACCGGCACCGAGAACAGAATCTCTTTTGCCCGTCAGAGCTACAATGACCAGGTCCTGTTTTTCAACAACAAGACCCAGATGTTCCCCTCCAACATGGTTGCGAATATGTTCAGCTTCAGCAAACGGGATTTCTTCGAGCTTGAAAGCTCTACCGAGCGTGAAGTCCCGAAGGTAAGCTTTTCTTGA
- a CDS encoding galactose mutarotase, with translation MDIKKQFFGKTDDGKSVDLYTLTNANGLKAEIITYGGIVTSLQVPDRNGKFADIVLGCDSVDDYAKKSPYFGALIGRFGNRIAKGKFTLDGVDYTLATNDGPNHLHGGKKGYDKVVWSAKPEQTKEGPALKLTYKSRDGEEGYPGSLSCTVVYTLTDKNELKITYEAETDKATVVNLTHHSYFNLAGYNSGDVLGHEMQIFADHFTPVDKTLIPTGEIKAVKGTPWDFTKPMTIGSRIKQVEGGYDHNYVLNSSNGSLAPAASVYEPKTGRILEVFTTEPGLQFYSGNFLDGTLKGKDAVYNKHAGFCLEAQHFPDAPNKTNFASTVLTPGEKYTQLTVYKFLAR, from the coding sequence ATGGACATCAAAAAACAGTTCTTTGGAAAAACAGATGACGGAAAAAGCGTTGATTTATACACCCTGACCAACGCCAACGGCTTGAAAGCCGAAATCATAACTTACGGTGGTATTGTAACGTCGCTTCAGGTGCCCGACCGCAACGGAAAATTTGCCGACATCGTATTGGGCTGCGACAGCGTTGACGATTACGCCAAAAAATCCCCCTATTTCGGCGCGTTAATCGGCCGTTTCGGAAACCGTATCGCCAAAGGCAAGTTCACCCTCGACGGCGTCGACTACACCCTCGCAACGAATGACGGCCCGAATCATCTCCACGGCGGCAAAAAAGGATACGACAAGGTTGTATGGAGCGCAAAACCAGAGCAAACCAAAGAAGGCCCCGCACTGAAACTGACTTACAAAAGTCGTGACGGTGAAGAAGGCTACCCCGGCAGCCTCTCCTGCACAGTCGTTTACACACTGACAGACAAGAACGAGTTAAAGATTACCTACGAAGCCGAAACCGACAAAGCCACCGTTGTCAATCTCACACACCATAGCTACTTCAACCTCGCCGGCTACAATTCAGGCGACGTCCTCGGACACGAGATGCAGATTTTCGCCGACCATTTCACCCCAGTTGATAAGACCCTCATACCGACCGGCGAAATAAAAGCTGTAAAAGGCACACCTTGGGATTTCACCAAGCCGATGACCATCGGCTCACGCATAAAACAAGTCGAAGGCGGCTACGACCACAATTATGTCCTTAATAGCTCCAATGGTTCGCTGGCGCCGGCGGCTTCGGTCTATGAGCCGAAGACCGGCCGCATTCTCGAAGTTTTCACCACCGAGCCGGGCCTTCAGTTCTATTCCGGAAACTTCCTTGATGGCACCCTCAAGGGAAAAGACGCCGTCTATAACAAGCACGCCGGCTTCTGTCTCGAGGCGCAGCATTTCCCCGATGCGCCCAACAAAACTAATTTCGCCTCTACTGTTTTAACCCCGGGTGAAAAATATACGCAGCTGACCGTGTATAAGTTTCTTGCACGATAG
- a CDS encoding amidohydrolase family protein, whose amino-acid sequence MIVDCHTHINCAAKNVEVSEHLAAAETVDICIVLPTPEDSSEDANEIVSDYVGKHKEKMVGFAVVEPTKDKINVKNLSALTDKLGLKGMVLYCSQCGFHPAHSRAMKFYESAQELGLPVFFHNGGALGPEAVLDYAQPYLLDEVAREFSALKIVIGTMGSPFVEQTLSMAAKHKNVYADLTIKPSNVWQVYNMVVAAHECGVMDKLLFGSGFPFGKAKECIETLLSFNKLLADTNLPTVPRDNIQSIVERDTLEALGIKK is encoded by the coding sequence ATGATAGTTGATTGCCATACACATATAAATTGTGCCGCAAAGAATGTCGAGGTCTCCGAACACTTAGCAGCGGCGGAGACGGTAGATATCTGTATAGTATTGCCTACCCCGGAAGATTCAAGTGAAGATGCCAACGAAATAGTATCTGATTACGTCGGCAAACATAAAGAAAAGATGGTTGGCTTTGCGGTTGTAGAGCCTACCAAAGATAAAATAAACGTTAAAAATCTGTCTGCTTTGACGGATAAGCTGGGGCTTAAGGGGATGGTTTTATACTGTTCACAGTGCGGTTTTCATCCGGCCCACAGCAGGGCGATGAAATTCTATGAATCGGCACAGGAACTTGGGCTTCCTGTTTTCTTTCATAATGGCGGGGCTTTGGGACCTGAGGCCGTTTTGGATTACGCCCAGCCGTATCTTTTGGATGAGGTCGCAAGAGAGTTTAGCGCCTTGAAAATCGTCATCGGGACTATGGGGTCTCCTTTTGTCGAGCAAACATTGTCTATGGCGGCCAAACATAAAAATGTCTATGCGGATTTGACGATAAAGCCCAGCAATGTCTGGCAGGTTTATAATATGGTAGTAGCGGCACACGAATGCGGGGTAATGGATAAGTTGTTGTTCGGCAGCGGCTTTCCGTTCGGCAAAGCTAAAGAATGTATAGAAACGCTGCTCAGCTTTAATAAGCTCCTGGCTGACACAAATTTGCCGACGGTTCCGCGAGATAACATTCAGAGTATCGTCGAGCGTGATACTCTGGAGGCGCTCGGGATAAAAAAGTAA
- a CDS encoding cold shock domain-containing protein, with amino-acid sequence METGKVKWFNERKGYGFITPDSGGKDLFVHHSNLAEGATSLNEGQAVEYEAAQGQKGPEATKVKPV; translated from the coding sequence TTGGAAACAGGTAAAGTAAAATGGTTTAACGAAAGAAAAGGATATGGTTTTATCACTCCCGACAGCGGCGGTAAGGATTTGTTTGTCCATCACTCCAACCTCGCGGAAGGAGCAACGTCTCTTAATGAGGGCCAGGCGGTGGAGTACGAAGCCGCGCAGGGGCAAAAAGGCCCTGAGGCAACTAAAGTCAAGCCCGTCTAA
- a CDS encoding sodium:solute symporter, translated as MGLEALDWIAIGMYFGIILAVVWWVILRNRDTADDYFLAGRNLGWWVIGASIFASNIGSEHLVGLAGSGCTDGVAMAHYELHAWCLLVLAWVFVPFYARSKVFTMPEFLERRFSPANRLVLSVISLVGYVLTKIAVGVFAGGIVFRTLLPEVHLDLGFVVMDSFWIGSFLVIILTGIYTVLGGLRAVVYTDTVQTAVLVIGSAVVTIFGLKALGGWEELRQVCGSDMFNLWKPLIPAGMEGTWKPVMSETKIAWYFNGNYPWLGMLFCAPIIGLWYWCTDQYIVQRALGAPNEREARRGSIWAAFLKLSPVFIFIIPGMICFALAKSGRVAELQQALYTAGEIDGEKCQAAFPLLVKHILPPGVRGLVVAGLLSALMSSLSSVFNASSTLFTMDFYSKLRPNVSQHKLVWMGRIATIVMVIIGLLWVPVIQGAKGLYHYLQSVQGYLAPPIFVVFFLGVFSKRLNSKGCLSALIIGFLLGAFRLAVDTPLKLVEGFQYQKDSFLWIISNIYFQYYSLLIFIVCVIVMIAVSWLTSIPSYERISGLTYGTLNDEHRRLSRGSWGWPDVAVSIAVLVLILAAYLYFNG; from the coding sequence ATGGGATTAGAAGCATTGGACTGGATTGCGATCGGTATGTATTTTGGTATCATTTTGGCCGTTGTCTGGTGGGTTATCCTGAGAAACAGGGACACTGCTGACGACTATTTTCTTGCCGGCAGAAACCTTGGATGGTGGGTTATAGGTGCCTCCATCTTTGCGTCGAACATCGGTTCCGAGCATTTAGTTGGTCTTGCGGGCTCAGGCTGTACTGATGGCGTAGCTATGGCTCATTACGAGCTGCACGCCTGGTGCCTGCTGGTTCTGGCGTGGGTGTTTGTTCCGTTCTATGCTCGCAGCAAGGTGTTCACGATGCCCGAATTCCTCGAGCGCCGTTTTTCTCCGGCCAACCGCTTGGTGCTCTCGGTCATTTCACTGGTTGGGTACGTGCTGACTAAGATAGCGGTTGGTGTCTTCGCAGGTGGTATCGTTTTTAGAACGCTTCTTCCGGAAGTGCACCTTGATTTAGGATTTGTAGTGATGGACAGTTTCTGGATTGGCTCGTTTCTTGTAATCATTCTCACTGGAATTTATACCGTTCTGGGCGGGTTGAGAGCTGTAGTTTATACGGATACAGTTCAAACCGCTGTGCTTGTAATCGGCTCGGCGGTAGTGACTATATTCGGCCTTAAGGCCCTTGGTGGTTGGGAAGAATTGCGACAGGTTTGCGGCTCGGATATGTTTAATTTGTGGAAACCGCTTATACCTGCTGGGATGGAAGGTACCTGGAAGCCGGTGATGAGCGAGACAAAAATCGCGTGGTACTTCAATGGCAACTACCCCTGGCTTGGAATGCTTTTCTGTGCCCCTATCATTGGGTTGTGGTATTGGTGCACGGACCAGTATATCGTTCAGCGTGCGTTGGGTGCACCGAATGAGCGTGAGGCACGACGAGGCAGCATATGGGCGGCCTTTCTGAAGCTTTCGCCGGTGTTCATATTCATTATTCCCGGTATGATATGCTTCGCATTGGCCAAGAGCGGCAGGGTTGCAGAGCTTCAGCAGGCTTTGTATACAGCCGGAGAAATTGACGGTGAAAAATGCCAAGCAGCTTTCCCCTTATTAGTTAAGCACATACTTCCTCCGGGCGTGAGAGGTCTTGTTGTGGCTGGTTTGTTATCTGCCCTGATGAGTTCACTGTCGAGTGTTTTTAATGCCTCCTCGACCTTATTCACAATGGACTTCTATTCGAAACTCAGGCCCAATGTTTCCCAGCATAAACTGGTTTGGATGGGTCGTATTGCTACCATTGTTATGGTAATTATTGGTTTGCTTTGGGTGCCTGTGATTCAGGGAGCCAAGGGACTATACCACTATCTGCAGAGTGTCCAGGGATACCTTGCCCCGCCGATATTTGTGGTTTTCTTTTTGGGGGTATTCAGCAAACGGCTGAACAGCAAAGGGTGCCTGTCTGCGCTGATCATCGGTTTTCTGCTGGGCGCATTTCGTTTGGCTGTTGATACCCCTCTCAAGCTGGTTGAAGGGTTTCAGTACCAGAAAGACTCATTCCTTTGGATTATTAGCAACATCTATTTCCAATACTACAGTCTCTTGATATTCATTGTCTGTGTGATTGTGATGATAGCGGTTAGTTGGTTGACGTCTATACCATCCTATGAACGGATTAGCGGCTTGACATATGGTACGCTTAACGATGAGCATCGCCGTCTGTCACGAGGCAGTTGGGGCTGGCCCGATGTTGCGGTTTCTATAGCAGTGCTGGTTCTGATTCTTGCTGCATATCTATACTTTAATGGGTAG
- a CDS encoding M48 family metallopeptidase, whose translation MWELIRANKRNSVILMALMVVVLLLLGYVIGSIFDPAGGFLMPRQQMQSPRVIQTNYAGFWGMAFAATLWFILMIVSFSSGDHILLNASNAKLVTHDEYPQLFNVVEEMKIAAGLPAIPKVYLIPDPAPNAFATGRSPKSASVAVTAGLLGRLNRDQLQGVIAHEMSHILHRDILYVTLAGIMLGSIVLISQVFLRSMFYSSMGSRRRYSSGGKNAGQAQLIMLVIAIIAAIVAPIMAYLLYFALSRKREYLADAGAARLTRYPEGLAGALEKIAGDPSPQLAAANKVTAPMYIVNPFKKARSMKLSDLTSTHPPISERIKILRSMSSGVSFKDYSDSYTRITHHKTIVPAAALTKEDIALRQAGAEAKDKQRTEQMRQVGDIMRKINQFVFLTCLCGLKLKIPPNFKSDKVQCPRCKRIIDLPAK comes from the coding sequence ATGTGGGAACTGATTAGGGCCAATAAGAGAAACTCCGTCATTCTGATGGCGTTGATGGTAGTTGTTCTGTTACTGCTGGGTTACGTCATCGGCTCGATTTTCGACCCTGCCGGTGGTTTCCTGATGCCGCGACAACAAATGCAGTCGCCTCGGGTGATTCAAACCAATTATGCCGGTTTTTGGGGAATGGCTTTCGCTGCAACACTCTGGTTTATCCTGATGATAGTCAGCTTCTCATCCGGCGACCACATCCTTCTCAATGCCAGCAACGCCAAGCTTGTCACCCACGACGAGTACCCGCAGTTGTTCAACGTGGTCGAGGAGATGAAAATCGCCGCCGGCCTGCCCGCGATTCCCAAAGTCTATCTCATACCCGACCCCGCCCCGAACGCCTTCGCCACGGGCCGAAGCCCCAAGTCCGCCTCGGTAGCGGTAACCGCGGGTCTGCTGGGCCGGCTCAATCGCGACCAGCTTCAGGGCGTCATCGCACACGAAATGAGCCATATCCTCCACCGTGATATTCTTTACGTTACGCTCGCGGGAATAATGCTCGGCTCGATTGTATTAATATCGCAGGTTTTTTTGCGAAGTATGTTTTATAGCTCGATGGGTTCTCGGCGCCGGTATTCATCCGGCGGCAAAAACGCCGGACAGGCACAGTTGATTATGCTCGTAATTGCCATAATCGCCGCTATCGTTGCGCCCATAATGGCCTATCTGTTGTATTTCGCGCTCTCAAGAAAGCGCGAATATCTCGCCGACGCCGGCGCCGCGCGCCTCACGCGCTACCCGGAAGGGCTCGCCGGCGCGCTTGAAAAAATCGCCGGCGACCCGTCACCGCAGTTGGCCGCCGCCAATAAAGTTACCGCCCCGATGTATATCGTCAATCCCTTTAAGAAAGCCAGGAGTATGAAACTTTCTGATCTGACCAGCACGCACCCGCCGATTTCAGAGAGAATCAAAATCCTCCGCAGTATGAGCAGCGGCGTGTCTTTCAAGGATTATTCCGACTCTTACACTCGCATAACGCATCATAAAACAATCGTCCCCGCCGCCGCCTTGACCAAAGAGGATATCGCCTTGCGACAGGCCGGCGCCGAAGCCAAAGATAAACAGCGCACCGAACAGATGCGCCAGGTCGGCGATATTATGCGGAAAATAAACCAGTTCGTTTTCCTGACCTGCCTGTGCGGCCTGAAATTGAAAATCCCGCCTAACTTCAAATCCGACAAGGTCCAATGCCCAAGGTGTAAAAGAATTATCGATTTGCCTGCCAAATAA
- the araD gene encoding L-ribulose-5-phosphate 4-epimerase AraD, which translates to MHEELKKAVCEANIELNRQKLTIYSWGNVSGIDRGTGVVAIKPSGVPYDELNPNKMVLLDLDANIVEGSLAPSSDTPTHLELYRNFKTIGGVCHAHSIYATMWAQACREIPCFGTTHADYFYGPIPVTKLMTANEIKNDYELNTGKAIVKRFAGLDPMQTPAVLVASHGPFTWGKTPAYAVEAAVVLEQIAEIALGTVNINPKQGQIDKVLLDKHYLRKHGKDAYYGQK; encoded by the coding sequence ATGCATGAGGAATTAAAAAAAGCAGTCTGCGAAGCTAATATCGAGCTTAATAGACAAAAGCTGACAATTTATAGCTGGGGCAACGTAAGCGGAATAGACCGCGGCACCGGCGTAGTAGCCATCAAGCCGAGCGGCGTCCCTTACGACGAGCTCAACCCCAACAAAATGGTATTGCTTGATTTAGACGCAAATATCGTCGAGGGCAGTCTCGCACCTTCATCTGATACGCCGACCCATCTTGAGCTTTACAGAAATTTCAAGACCATCGGAGGCGTATGTCACGCACATTCTATTTATGCAACTATGTGGGCACAGGCCTGTCGGGAAATACCCTGCTTCGGAACCACCCACGCCGATTATTTCTATGGCCCGATACCGGTCACCAAACTAATGACAGCTAACGAGATAAAAAACGATTATGAGCTGAACACGGGCAAGGCCATTGTTAAAAGATTCGCCGGTTTAGACCCAATGCAGACCCCGGCCGTCTTGGTAGCAAGCCACGGCCCATTCACGTGGGGCAAAACCCCCGCTTATGCCGTTGAAGCCGCCGTCGTGCTTGAGCAAATAGCAGAGATAGCCCTGGGAACTGTAAACATCAATCCGAAACAAGGTCAGATTGATAAGGTGCTCCTGGACAAACACTACTTGCGGAAACACGGCAAAGATGCTTATTATGGACAAAAATAA